The genomic window GCCCAATCTACTCACCGCCTGGCTCAACCTACCGCAAAATCGTCAATGATCCTGTCGCGGTCTCCTGTGGGCTTCTAAATCGCATAAAGAAGCAGACAGTCGAGGCAGGGGTCCATCTGCTGCTGGTCCTCCAGTATGGCGGTCAGATTCATCACACACAGTCGCCACGCCCCGGTCACGCAGAACTGGTCATCGAATGCGCAACGTCACTGGGCATCCCTGTTGTCGATGAGTTCGACAGGATTCGGCAAGTGTCCAATGTCAGCTCCGAAGACTTGCGTGCCCTCTATGTCATGGGTCCCGGAGACGCCAATTTCGGGCACATGTCGTCAGCCGGGAATGCCCTCGTAGCCGGACTAATTGCCGACGCCATCAACGACCTGCCGCCAGACCCAAGCCCGCTCAACGAAACCGCCGGGTTTGGACCATCTGTATACACAGTGCCGCTCAACGACCTGCTTTCACCCCAGATGCAGACATTGGACATTACCCAATACAGCAACGGTCTTGTGGATGTGGGCGCCCTGTGGTGGGGACAGGAGGGATACACACTCTCTGCCAAGGGGCCGACCGGCGAACACTATTTGAGCCTGCCTGCCCTGACTGATCTGGAAGCTGGCCGATACGAAATCGAGGTCGAATTGCGCGCCGGGTCAACGGATCGCGTCCGTCTGCAGTTGCTGCATTCCGCTACCACAGGCGTTCTGGCGGACATTGATCTTGGGAACAACCATGCCGATCTCACCCGTCTGGGGCCAGTGCAACGTATTGGCGCGTCGGTCAAAGATGCAGACCGGGGCAGCGACTGGAAGGCCGTGAACTTCCACGCCGAGTTTCCAGCAGGCGACGTCCGCATCCTCATTCAGTTTCTGGATAGCACTGGCAGCAGCAACTTGCCCGGAGACGGCACCAGTTTCGACATTGCGAACATCAGGTTGAATGGTTTTGTTGCTGATTAATCATCCATCAGGTTCGGGCACCCAGAAAGCGAATGCATGTGCGGCATAACAGGCTTCGCAACCGGCACGCATCTGTCATCTGACGACACACGCACCCTTCAGAGGATGACAGAAGCGCTCGTGCATCGCGGGCCTGACGCCGACGGCACGTGGAGTGACGCAGAAGCAGGCGTTGCATTTGGTCACCGCCGACTGTCCATTGTCGACCTGTCCAAGGCTGGTGCACAGCCGATGCATGATGCATCCGGCCGTTATGTCATCACCTACAACGGCGAAATCTATAACTTCCCGGCGCTGAGAAAAGATCTCGAAGCTGTCGGCGTAACCTTCCGCGGACACTCCGACACTGAGGTCCTCATTGAGGCCTGCGCGCACTGGGGAACTGAAGCCACTCTCAAGAGACTGAATGGCATTTTTGCGTTCGGGCTCTGGGACCGTCAGCAACGTAGCCTTACGCTTGCGCGCGATCACATCGGCATCAAACCACTTTACTGGGCCAAAACCGGGTCAACACTTCTGTTTGCCTCTGAACTCAAGGCGATGCATGCACATCCACAGTTCAACACGGCCATCAACCGCGACGCCGTGGCGGCGTTCATGCGGTTCAATTACATACCTCAGCCACACTCCATCTATCAGGACGCCCACAAGCTTCCACCAGGCTGCTATCTCACCTGCGACCTGTCAGGCGGAGTGCCGTCAGAACCCGTCATAAAGACCTACTGGGATGGGTTGGAAACTGCGGAACAGGCGGCAGCAGACCCCTTTACCGGGTCCCCTGAAGAGGCCGTCGAACAACTCAGCGACCTTCTGCATGACGCCATCGGCCAGCAGATGGTATCGGACGTGCCGCTCGGCGCATTTCTGTCAGGCGGCATCGATAGCTCAACCGTCGTGGCTCTCATGCAGGCCCAAAGCAGTCAGCCGGTCCGGACCTTTTCCATTGGCTTTTCAGAAGAAGGCTTCAACGAGGCGCACCACGCTGCCGAAGTTGCCAAACATCTGGGCACGGACCACACCGAGCTGTACCTGTCATCCAGAGACGCTCTGGATGTCGTCCCCCACCTCGCGGACATGTATGACGAGCCCTTTGCGGACAGCTCACAGATCCCGACCTATCTTGTATCCAAGCTGGCCCGCGAACACGTTACGGTGTCGCTCTCCGGTGATGGCGGAGACGAACTGTTTGCCGGATATAATCGCTATGTCTGGGGTCGAACCCTCTGGCGCACAATCCGCACGCTCCCCTTGCCGATGCGCCGGCTCGTAAGCCGCAGCGTCCGCGGTCTCTCGCCTGCCCGGTGGAACCAGCTCATGAGCCCGATCCCTGACAGGATCAAACCCGGCAACCCCGGCGACGCCCTGTACAAGCTGGCATCTGTCGTGGAGCTCGATGGCCCCGGCGCCATCTATCGGCGGCTCGTCTCAAACTGGATGTCGCCGGAAGACGTTGTGCAGCAGAGCACCGAACCGCCCGGCCTTCTTTGGGACGAGACAATGCGTGAGCGGTTCAAGGAACCGATCAGCCGCATGCAGGCCACTGACCTGATGACCTATCTGCCCGATGACATCCTGACCAAGGTGGATCGCGCCAGCATGGCGACCAGCCTGGAAGCACGCGTTCCCTTGCTTGACCCGCGTCTGATTGAATTTGCCTGGCGTCTGCCGCTGAACATGAAGTTGCGCGATGGCCAAAGCAAATGGGCGCTGAGACAGGTCCTGTATCGCCATGTCCCCCGGTCTCTTATTGATCGTCCGAAAATGGGATTTGGCGTGCCCGTCGGAGACTGGCTACGTGGGCCCCTGCGTGACTGGGCGGAGCACCTGCTCGACGAAAAACGGCTCCGGGAGCAGGGCCTTTTTGACCCCACAATCGTAAGAACCCACTGGGAAGACCATCTCTCTGGCCGCCGCAACTGGCATTACATGATGTGGAGCGTCTTGATGATGGAAGCCTGGCTCGACCGCTGGGACGCAAAATAGCGCCTAGTCTCCGGTTCCCAGCATACGATCAATCACATAGACCGCGTGCGGCCCCAGGGCCAAGGGGCCACTGACGACTTTGCTCTCACCGACAAAGATACTGCCCTGCTTGCTGGTCACCGCATGGGATTTTCCAGAGACGCAAACCACATCGCTCCCTGACAAAGCACGTTTCAGAAGCGGGTGATACCCATCCGTATCCTGATGATATTCAGCGACCATGTGATCCTTGAATATCCGCATCCGTGCGCGCGGCGACTCCACATCAAACAAAGCGTCGTCAACGTCATGTCCAGCTGCTTCAACGCCGCCATCACTTGGCAACAGGACAATGCTGCCGCGACGCCCCCGTGCGACTCTGGCCGCTTCACCTGAGTAAACAGACAGGGCAATAAGCTTTGCTGCCGTATTGCACCCCAACTGGCGCGCTCCAAGCCAAAGCCGGTTCGCTTCACGACTGGCCGCGGCTCTGCGGATGAACAGATCAGACGCAACTTCGGCCGCTTGCCATTTTTTCTCTGTGACCGGCGCAAAATGCCATCGTATCTTGTGTGTGACGACGAAATCATTCACCGGGCTGTCATAGGCCAGCCACCACCCTCCAACATCCACCGGATCGGCTTTGCGAGGCGTGGTGTGCCACGTGAGGTCCGTCCCCAGAGGCGCAAGACTGACAGCAAACAGATCGTCGCTGTCATCAAGGAAGCAGGCTTCACCCGGTTTGAACTGTCGGGATGGCAGCGCAACAGCATTCAGCTGGGCCTTCGACGGATTGAACAGGAACATCTCTCGCGCCAGAACGCGCAGCAGCATGCCTTCATCTTTTACCGGCCAGAACATCATTTCCGGATGGATCGGGAAGTAGTCGCTGTCCCGCAAATAGGCGGCCATCAACGGATGGAAAGAACGCACGCACAGCGTCACCAACTCCGACCCGCTGATTTCAAGCGAATGAACCCCGGTTGCGCGCAGCGCCAGAATGTTCTTCTCAAACGTACGGTCTTCCGCGCGCAGATAGGTCATGAAGATGGCCTGATAGCCCTCTACCAGCTTCTCTCCAACGGTTTTGAACGCGTTTTGAGACCAGGCCACATCCGGCGGCAAAAGCATGATCAGCGATTTGGACGCCCGGGCCTGCTCGATACCGAGGGTCCATGCCTTGTGATGCGCTGCGATGGGGTTGGAGAGGTCGACGTTCTTGAAGAGAGTGACATTGACCTTCATGTGCCGACGCATTTCCTGAATGATCGGAGCATCATTCAATCGGTCGAAGTCTTCAGCACGGGTATAAATCAGATAGGTAACATCAACCTGCTTGGACAAAGCAGGCATGTTATCCGGGGCCAGCAGGGTGGGGATGTTCATTTCCAGCAGCATCTTGGTGTGCCAGTCGCCCCAAACGGCAGTCACCATCATGAGCTTGGGCCGAGCAGCCGTCGGCTTCTTCGTAGTAGCGGTCAAAACGGGTCCCCATTGCTTGGCCTGAATGCCACTTTCTCTAGACCTTTCGATTGGCACACGCTAGTGCAATAGTCACACTCGTCCAGCCTCTCCATGAGCTTTTCGCCGCTCATACACCAAATTGTAGTTCCGCCAAGTCAGCGTCCAAATGGCCATCATCGTCAACCACCAGAACGACCAGTCTCCCCTTGATTTCGCTCGGGGACCTTCAGAGCTGGCCGTCCTCAAAAACGCACAAAGCGCATTTGGCACCCTGCCGAACGATGCCCAGTTCGACGTGCTCAGTTCGATTTCCGCCACAATGGACACGGCCGGAAAGCCCCAGGTTGAGGGCAAGGACAGGCGGGCCGCAGCGCCAGACCCAAATGTCTTCCACCCCCGCGGCAGCCACAAAAAGGGGGAAGCGGCGGCATGCGAACTCCTCATGAACATGGTTCGCCTGACATGGGTGGACAAACCTCTTCGCACCCACATCGACCCGCAAGGGCCCGGGAGGATCCAGGGCCACATTGACAGGGCAAAAATCGAGCTGATTGACCGCTTGAGAGAAAAAGGATGTTACGAGGAAGCGATTGGCGAGCTAGCAGACCTGCTCCCGGACATCGACTCGACGGCGTTTCTGGGTCCCCTGTTGCGTTTGTCCCGAGATCTGGGCGCAACGCACAACGTCATCAAGAATGCCCAGCAGAAATTCGGTGCCAAAGCCCCCACAATTGAGACTGCGGGAAAGATGTCCCTTCCAGGCGGGAACAGGATTGGACGCTCCGCCCAAAGTATCCAGCGCGGCATTCCGTATCAGTTTGCCGGCGCAGCCAAGGGTCAGGAAGCGTTACACGAAAGTGTTTTCAAGTGGGCAAACACCGACCAGGCTCCCAATGGCCTTGCCAACATCGTCCACGAGCAGGCGCGCCAGGGATCAACAGTTGCACGCATCTTGATTGCCGAAGCCGCCTTCCAACGTGGCAAATACGCCATGGCGAAAAAGTACTTCTCGTCACCGGACGTTCGTGAATTGCCAATCACTCTGGTGCACCGACGCCTAGGCGAACTGGCGCTGCAATCTGGCGACGCCCGCCTCGCTGCCACGCATTTCGAAGTATCGTTCCTGATACCCAATCAGGATTGGCAGACCGCAAGTCTGCCGAAAGAAAAAACACGACTGGTCGGACGACTTGCAGACTACTACTTCATCTATTGGTTTGACGGCCAATACATGGCGGTGCCGCAGGATCGTCCCATCCGTGGAGTCACCCGCCTTGGCGGCAAGGCCGTGCAGCTCTTTGAGCGCAAGATTGCGTACAACTGGGACCATGCAGCCTTGGCATACGCGGTGGAAGCACGCCGAAAGATCTGGGAAAGACTGTTTCCCGAGAAAATCGAAGTTCCAACGATCATCGTTACACCCAGAACCCCCATCCGTGCGAGGCTTTACCGGGTACTGCTTGGCGTAAGGTACGCAATTCCCGGGCTCTCGCGCGTCCCGCTGCGAAAAGTTTCAGCACCGGTACTAGACCCAACCAAGCGATTGGCGAAAAGTTTTGCCAGACAGGTACCCCGCCCCATCAAAGACGCGTTCCTCCAAGTGAAGCGCGCATTGGGGTGGCGGCCGAACCCACGGGTGATGATCCGAAACTCTATCACCAAGGCCAAGCCGCACGCATTCAACGCCGCGCTTTACATGTATCGCTCGGTCGCAGCGCCGATTCTCATTTTCATCCTACGCGGGCGGGTCATTCCGGAAAGTC from Candidatus Phaeomarinobacter ectocarpi includes these protein-coding regions:
- a CDS encoding SGNH/GDSL hydrolase family protein, producing MADNSIRSALVNGAVIAGTFVVGFAFLEVGLRVVNGVPAAPWSDWRTQYVVAQNESSSNRYDETLGWVLRDNLTSPNMNTIEHGIRINGPDTVLTKGAVLAAGDSFTAGSEVGDTESWPAHLESKLGRPVMNSGVGAYGTDQIVLRAEQLMDILQPEIVVLSFFDQDILRSGYSRYGENKPYFVDTPAGLELKHVPVPAPSENKADDPDAGITDNLYLPAVVRSAVTGSPIYSPPGSTYRKIVNDPVAVSCGLLNRIKKQTVEAGVHLLLVLQYGGQIHHTQSPRPGHAELVIECATSLGIPVVDEFDRIRQVSNVSSEDLRALYVMGPGDANFGHMSSAGNALVAGLIADAINDLPPDPSPLNETAGFGPSVYTVPLNDLLSPQMQTLDITQYSNGLVDVGALWWGQEGYTLSAKGPTGEHYLSLPALTDLEAGRYEIEVELRAGSTDRVRLQLLHSATTGVLADIDLGNNHADLTRLGPVQRIGASVKDADRGSDWKAVNFHAEFPAGDVRILIQFLDSTGSSNLPGDGTSFDIANIRLNGFVAD
- the asnB gene encoding asparagine synthase (glutamine-hydrolyzing); this encodes MCGITGFATGTHLSSDDTRTLQRMTEALVHRGPDADGTWSDAEAGVAFGHRRLSIVDLSKAGAQPMHDASGRYVITYNGEIYNFPALRKDLEAVGVTFRGHSDTEVLIEACAHWGTEATLKRLNGIFAFGLWDRQQRSLTLARDHIGIKPLYWAKTGSTLLFASELKAMHAHPQFNTAINRDAVAAFMRFNYIPQPHSIYQDAHKLPPGCYLTCDLSGGVPSEPVIKTYWDGLETAEQAAADPFTGSPEEAVEQLSDLLHDAIGQQMVSDVPLGAFLSGGIDSSTVVALMQAQSSQPVRTFSIGFSEEGFNEAHHAAEVAKHLGTDHTELYLSSRDALDVVPHLADMYDEPFADSSQIPTYLVSKLAREHVTVSLSGDGGDELFAGYNRYVWGRTLWRTIRTLPLPMRRLVSRSVRGLSPARWNQLMSPIPDRIKPGNPGDALYKLASVVELDGPGAIYRRLVSNWMSPEDVVQQSTEPPGLLWDETMRERFKEPISRMQATDLMTYLPDDILTKVDRASMATSLEARVPLLDPRLIEFAWRLPLNMKLRDGQSKWALRQVLYRHVPRSLIDRPKMGFGVPVGDWLRGPLRDWAEHLLDEKRLREQGLFDPTIVRTHWEDHLSGRRNWHYMMWSVLMMEAWLDRWDAK